The Hyperolius riggenbachi isolate aHypRig1 chromosome 3, aHypRig1.pri, whole genome shotgun sequence genome window below encodes:
- the LOC137561962 gene encoding olfactory receptor 11A1-like, translated as MCEANHTQITQVILLGFQGLNQFKPLFFIVALVSYVVILFGNLLIVMLVTTVDRLKIPMFVFLKHLAIADVLQVSTTVPLMLNIILVEEMVLSVVGCFAQLYFFGVFVYVQCYIIAAMSYDRYLAICTPLRYASLMNPQVCFQIAVGLWFFGTLMLSSEMIVLCQLSFCGLNYIDHFFCDFAPVVELATSDKSHFLIQDFVTTLFMIPLPFVFILMTYISISVTILKMASANRRKKTFSTCSSHLATVCTSYGSLITVYVVPMDYNIANINKYRSFLYIMVAPLMNPIIYSLRNQEVKRALLKVLSNFRTTL; from the coding sequence ATGTGTGAAGCCAACCACACTCAGATTACACAGGTTATTTTACTTGGTTTCCAAGGTCTAAATCAATTCAaacctttattttttattgtggCTCTTGTGTCCTACGTGGTGATACTCTTTGGCAACCTTCTCATTGTCATGTTGGTGACCACTGTTGATCGCCTAAAAATCCCCATGTTTGTCTTTCTCAAGCATTTGGCTATCGCTGACGTCCTGCAGGTTTCTACCACCGTTCCTTTGATGCTGAACATTATATTAGTCGAGGAAATGGTGCTATCAGTTGTTGGGTGCTTTGCTCAGCTTTATTTTTTTGGTGTTTTTGTGTATGTGCAATGTTACATTATTGCCGCCATGTCCTACGATCGATATCTGGCTATTTGCACACCCCTGCGTTATGCTTCTCTTATGAACCCTCAAGTTTGTTTCCAGATAGCCGTTGGATTATGGTTCTTTGGCACCCTGATGCTATCGAGTGAAATGATTGTGTTGTGCCAACTAAGCTTTTGTGGCTTGAATTACATTGACCACTTCTTCTGTGATTTTGCACCGGTGGTGGAATTGGCCACCTCAGATAAATCACATTTCTTAATACAAGACTTTGTCACTACTCTGTTCATGATACCTCTTCCTTTTGTTTTTATATTAATGACATATATCAGCATTTCTGTAACAATCCTGAAAATGGCTTCTGCTAATAGAAGAAAAAAGACCTTCTCCACCTGCAGCTCCCACCTGGCCACAGTCTGCACATCATATGGATCCTTGATCACTGTTTATGTTGTGCCAATGGATTATAATATAGCCAACATTAACAAATACAGGTCTTTTTTATATATCATGGTGGCACCACTGATGAACCCCATCATCTACAGCCTGAGGAACCAGGAGGTCAAGAGAGCTTTGCTAAAAGTCCTCAGTAATTTCAGAACAACCCTTTAA